The following are encoded together in the Streptomyces tsukubensis genome:
- a CDS encoding MBL fold metallo-hydrolase: MTDAASLPGRPRGAVVSGPATARAVNVLAPNASAMTLDGTNTWIVAEPDSGLAVVIDPGPLDEGHLKKVMDTAESAGNRVALTLLTHGHPDHAEGASRFAELTGTAVRALDPALRLGDEGLAAGDVVTVGGLELRVVPTPGHTSDSLCFHLPADQAVLTGDTVLGRGTTVVAHPDGRLGDYLDSLRRLRSLTVDDGVRTVLPGHGPVLEDAQGVVEYYLAHRAKRLAQVETAVENGCTTAHEVVARVYADVDHALWPAAEWSVAAQLEYLREHGLIG; this comes from the coding sequence ATGACCGACGCCGCTTCTCTGCCCGGCCGGCCACGTGGTGCGGTCGTCTCGGGCCCCGCCACCGCGCGGGCCGTCAACGTCCTCGCGCCCAACGCCTCCGCGATGACGCTGGACGGCACCAATACGTGGATCGTCGCGGAACCGGACTCCGGACTCGCCGTGGTGATCGACCCGGGGCCGCTCGACGAGGGGCACCTCAAGAAGGTCATGGACACGGCGGAGAGCGCGGGCAACCGGGTCGCCCTCACCCTCCTCACCCACGGCCACCCCGACCACGCGGAGGGGGCGTCCCGCTTCGCCGAACTCACCGGTACGGCTGTCAGGGCCCTGGACCCTGCCCTGCGCCTGGGGGACGAAGGGCTCGCGGCCGGTGACGTGGTGACGGTGGGCGGCCTTGAACTCCGGGTCGTACCGACGCCCGGCCACACCTCCGACTCCCTCTGCTTCCACCTGCCGGCCGACCAGGCGGTGCTGACGGGCGACACCGTCCTCGGCCGCGGCACGACCGTGGTCGCCCACCCGGACGGCCGCCTCGGCGACTATTTGGACTCCCTGCGCCGACTGCGTTCCCTGACGGTGGACGACGGCGTACGTACGGTGCTGCCCGGCCACGGGCCCGTACTGGAGGACGCTCAGGGCGTCGTCGAGTACTACCTGGCCCACCGTGCCAAGCGCCTCGCCCAGGTCGAGACGGCGGTCGAGAACGGCTGCACGACGGCCCACGAGGTCGTCGCACGGGTCTACGCCGACGTGGACCACGCGCTGTGGCCCGCCGCGGAGTGGTCGGTGGCCGCACAGCTCGAATACCTGCGGGAACACGGACTCATAGGGTAG
- a CDS encoding Crp/Fnr family transcriptional regulator, which produces MDDVLRRAPLFAALDDEQAAELRASMSEVTLARGDALFHEGDPGDRLYVVTEGKVKLHRTSPDGRENMLAVLGPGELIGELSLFDPGPRTATASALTEVKLLGLGHGDLQPWLNVRPEVASALLRAVARRLRKTNDQMSDLVFSDVPGRVARALLDLSRRFGVQSEEGIHVVHDLTQEELAQLVGASRETVNKALADFAGRGWLRLEARAVILLDIERLAKRSR; this is translated from the coding sequence GTGGACGACGTTCTACGGCGCGCCCCGCTCTTCGCGGCGCTCGATGACGAACAGGCCGCGGAGCTCCGCGCCTCCATGAGTGAGGTGACGCTCGCCCGCGGAGACGCCCTCTTCCATGAAGGTGACCCAGGTGACCGCCTGTACGTGGTCACCGAGGGGAAGGTGAAGCTCCATCGCACGTCCCCGGACGGGCGCGAGAACATGCTGGCCGTTCTGGGCCCCGGCGAGCTGATCGGTGAGCTGTCGCTCTTCGACCCCGGCCCGCGTACGGCGACCGCTTCCGCGCTCACCGAGGTCAAGCTGCTCGGCCTCGGCCACGGCGACCTCCAGCCCTGGCTGAACGTGCGCCCCGAGGTCGCCTCCGCCCTGCTGCGTGCCGTGGCACGCAGGCTGCGCAAGACCAACGACCAGATGTCGGACCTGGTCTTCTCCGACGTTCCCGGCCGCGTGGCCCGCGCGCTCCTCGACCTGTCGCGCCGTTTCGGCGTGCAGTCGGAGGAGGGCATCCACGTGGTGCACGACCTCACGCAGGAGGAGCTGGCCCAGCTTGTCGGCGCCTCCCGCGAGACCGTGAACAAGGCGCTCGCCGACTTCGCGGGCCGCGGCTGGCTCCGCCTTGAGGCCCGTGCGGTGATCCTGCTGGACATCGAGCGACTGGCGAAGCGCTCGCGCTGA
- the nth gene encoding endonuclease III has protein sequence MPVEKSVEKSVEKSVPAKRTAAKKTAARKTADGSPKPPAAKAKKTAAAKTKQSAPAKQSAPAKQSAPAKQSAATKQSAPAKQSAATKQSAPAKQSAATKQSAPAKKTSGGARAESHAAMVRRARKINRELAEVYPYAHPELDFENPFQLLVATVLSAQTTDLRVNQTTPALFAKYPTPEDLAAAVPEELEETIRPTGFFRAKARSLLGLSAALRDNFGGEVPGSLDDLVTLPGVGRKTAFVVLGNAFGVPGITVDTHFGRLVRRWKWTDQEDPVKVEAAVAEIFPKSDWTMLSHRVIFHGRRICHARKPACGACPIAPLCPAYGEGETDPEKAKKLLKYEKGGMPGQRLKPPPDYPGTPAPPLAGR, from the coding sequence ATGCCGGTGGAGAAATCGGTGGAGAAATCGGTGGAGAAGTCTGTGCCCGCGAAGAGGACCGCCGCGAAGAAGACCGCCGCGAGGAAGACGGCGGACGGAAGCCCCAAGCCGCCTGCGGCGAAGGCGAAGAAGACCGCAGCGGCGAAAACGAAGCAGTCCGCCCCGGCCAAGCAGTCCGCCCCGGCCAAGCAGTCCGCCCCGGCCAAGCAGTCCGCCGCGACGAAGCAGTCCGCCCCGGCCAAGCAGTCCGCCGCGACGAAGCAGTCCGCCCCGGCCAAGCAGTCCGCCGCGACGAAGCAGTCCGCCCCGGCCAAGAAAACCTCCGGTGGAGCCAGAGCGGAGTCGCACGCCGCGATGGTGCGCCGGGCCAGGAAGATCAACCGGGAGCTCGCCGAGGTCTACCCGTACGCCCATCCGGAGCTGGACTTCGAGAACCCCTTCCAACTGCTGGTCGCGACCGTGCTCTCCGCCCAGACGACCGACCTCAGGGTCAACCAGACGACGCCCGCGCTCTTCGCGAAGTACCCGACGCCTGAGGACCTGGCGGCGGCCGTACCCGAGGAGCTGGAGGAGACGATCAGGCCCACCGGGTTCTTCCGCGCCAAGGCACGGTCCCTGCTCGGCCTCTCAGCCGCCCTGCGGGACAACTTCGGCGGCGAGGTCCCCGGCAGCCTCGACGACCTGGTGACGTTGCCCGGAGTCGGCCGCAAGACCGCCTTTGTTGTGCTCGGCAATGCCTTCGGTGTCCCGGGGATCACTGTCGACACCCACTTCGGACGGCTCGTCCGCCGCTGGAAGTGGACCGACCAGGAGGACCCGGTGAAGGTCGAAGCGGCGGTCGCCGAGATCTTCCCCAAGAGCGACTGGACGATGCTTTCCCACCGGGTGATCTTCCACGGCCGCCGGATCTGCCACGCCCGTAAGCCCGCGTGCGGGGCCTGTCCCATCGCACCGCTCTGCCCGGCGTACGGAGAGGGCGAGACCGACCCGGAGAAGGCGAAGAAGCTGCTGAAGTACGAGAAGGGCGGCATGCCGGGCCAGCGGCTCAAGCCGCCGCCGGACTACCCGGGCACGCCCGCACCGCCCTTGGCCGGCCGCTGA
- a CDS encoding NUDIX hydrolase, protein MDAGEPYVSDEGLPAWLDPVARAARTVRGEELSRFLPPASGSGRQSAVLILFGEGERGPELLLTERAISLRSHAGQPSFPGGSLDPDDGDPGTTGPLRAALREAEEETGLDARGVQIFGVLPKLYIPVSEFVVTPVLGWWRKPSPVGVVDPGETARVFMVPVADLTDPANRATTVHPRGHKGPAFLVHSAVVWGFTAGVIDRILHFAGWERPWDREKQVPLDWHA, encoded by the coding sequence GTGGACGCGGGCGAGCCGTACGTAAGCGACGAGGGACTGCCCGCCTGGCTCGACCCGGTGGCGCGGGCCGCGCGGACCGTACGCGGCGAGGAGCTGAGCAGGTTCCTGCCACCGGCGAGCGGCTCGGGGCGGCAGTCGGCCGTACTGATCCTCTTCGGCGAGGGCGAGCGCGGGCCCGAGCTGCTGCTCACCGAGCGTGCGATCTCGCTGCGCTCGCACGCGGGACAGCCGTCCTTCCCCGGTGGCTCGCTCGATCCGGACGACGGCGACCCCGGCACCACGGGACCGTTACGGGCCGCGCTGCGGGAGGCCGAGGAGGAGACGGGGCTCGACGCGCGGGGGGTCCAGATCTTCGGCGTGCTGCCGAAGCTGTACATCCCGGTGAGTGAGTTCGTCGTCACGCCCGTCCTCGGCTGGTGGCGCAAGCCAAGCCCTGTCGGCGTCGTGGACCCCGGCGAGACCGCGAGGGTCTTCATGGTGCCCGTGGCGGATCTCACGGACCCGGCCAACCGTGCGACGACCGTCCACCCCAGGGGTCACAAGGGCCCTGCATTTCTCGTGCACTCCGCCGTGGTCTGGGGTTTCACGGCCGGAGTCATCGACAGGATTCTGCACTTCGCGGGCTGGGAGCGGCCCTGGGACAGGGAGAAGCAGGTCCCGCTCGACTGGCACGCATGA
- a CDS encoding MarP family serine protease: MNVLDILLLLAALWFAIVGYRQGFVVGILSVTGFLGGGLIAVYLLPVIWDSLTDGAEVSTTAAVVAVIVVIVCASVGQAFTTHLGNKLRRYITWTPARALDATGGALVNVAAMLLVAWLIGSALAGTTLPTVGKEVRSSKVLLGVSRTLPQQADNWFADFSSVLAQNGFPQVFSPFSNEPINEVSPPDPKLASGPVARDAKQSIVKVVGTAPSCGKVLEGSGFVFGDHRVMTNAHVVGGVDEPTVQVGGEGRLYDAKVVVYDWKRDIAVLDVPSLNAPALDFTDSDASADDGAIVAGFPENGSYDVRPARLRGRITASGPDIYHRSTVRRDVYSLYATVRQGNSGGPLLTPQGKVYGVVFAKSLDDADTGYALTADEVSEDAQQGRTATEQVDSQGCAL, translated from the coding sequence GTGAATGTGCTGGACATCCTGCTGCTGCTCGCCGCCCTGTGGTTCGCGATCGTCGGTTATCGCCAGGGGTTCGTCGTCGGCATCCTGTCGGTGACCGGCTTCCTCGGCGGCGGCCTCATCGCGGTGTATCTGCTGCCCGTGATCTGGGACAGCCTCACGGACGGGGCAGAGGTGAGTACGACGGCTGCGGTCGTCGCGGTCATCGTGGTGATCGTCTGTGCCTCGGTGGGCCAGGCGTTCACCACCCACCTCGGCAACAAGCTCCGCAGATACATCACGTGGACTCCCGCGCGTGCGCTGGACGCCACCGGCGGCGCCCTCGTCAATGTCGCGGCGATGCTGCTGGTCGCCTGGCTGATCGGCTCGGCGCTCGCCGGTACCACCCTGCCGACGGTTGGCAAGGAGGTCCGTAGCTCCAAAGTGCTCCTCGGGGTCTCAAGGACGCTGCCCCAGCAGGCCGACAACTGGTTCGCGGACTTCAGTTCCGTCCTCGCGCAGAACGGTTTCCCGCAGGTCTTCAGTCCCTTCTCGAACGAGCCCATCAACGAGGTCAGTCCCCCCGACCCCAAGCTCGCCTCGGGGCCGGTCGCGCGCGACGCCAAGCAGTCCATCGTCAAGGTCGTCGGTACCGCGCCGAGCTGCGGCAAGGTCCTCGAAGGGTCCGGTTTCGTCTTCGGTGACCACCGGGTGATGACCAACGCGCACGTCGTCGGCGGGGTCGACGAGCCGACCGTCCAGGTAGGCGGCGAGGGACGGCTCTACGACGCGAAGGTCGTCGTCTACGACTGGAAGCGTGACATCGCCGTACTGGACGTGCCGTCACTGAACGCCCCCGCCCTGGACTTCACCGACTCGGACGCCTCGGCCGACGACGGCGCCATCGTGGCCGGCTTCCCCGAGAACGGCTCGTACGACGTACGGCCCGCCCGTCTGCGCGGCCGTATCACCGCCAGCGGCCCCGACATCTACCACCGGTCCACCGTCCGCCGTGACGTCTACTCGCTGTACGCGACCGTCCGCCAGGGCAACTCGGGCGGACCGCTGCTGACCCCGCAGGGCAAGGTGTACGGCGTGGTCTTCGCCAAGTCGCTCGACGACGCGGACACGGGCTACGCGCTCACGGCCGACGAGGTCAGCGAGGACGCCCAGCAGGGCAGGACCGCCACCGAGCAGGTCGACAGCCAGGGTTGCGCTCTCTGA
- a CDS encoding alpha/beta fold hydrolase: protein MTDTDTHSAQPASVVRIEGPWTHRDVAANGARFHIAEAGEGPLVLLLHGFPQFWWAWRHQMTALAEAGYRAVAMDLRGVGGSDRTPRGYDPANLALDITGVIRSLGEPDAALVGHDLGGYLAWTAAVMRPKLVRRLAVSSMPHPRRWRSAMLSDPRQTSAGSYVWGFQRPWVPERQLVADDGALVGRLLRDWSGPCLPDDEAVDTYRRAMCIPSTAHCTVEPYRWMVRSLARPDGVQFNRRMKRPVRVPTLHLHGSLDPVMRTRSAAGSGEYVEAPYRWRLFDGLGHFPHEEDPIGFSTELVNWLKDPEPDR from the coding sequence ATGACGGACACCGACACCCATTCGGCGCAACCCGCCTCTGTCGTACGGATCGAGGGCCCCTGGACCCACAGGGACGTCGCCGCCAACGGCGCCCGCTTCCACATCGCCGAGGCGGGCGAAGGGCCGCTGGTGCTGCTGCTGCATGGCTTTCCGCAGTTCTGGTGGGCGTGGCGGCACCAGATGACGGCCCTCGCCGAGGCCGGTTACCGGGCCGTCGCGATGGATCTGCGCGGGGTCGGGGGCAGTGACAGGACACCGCGCGGCTACGACCCGGCCAACCTCGCGCTGGACATCACCGGCGTCATCAGGTCACTCGGTGAACCGGACGCGGCGCTGGTCGGCCACGATCTCGGCGGATATCTCGCGTGGACGGCGGCGGTGATGCGGCCAAAACTCGTACGCCGTCTCGCGGTCTCCTCCATGCCGCATCCGCGCCGCTGGCGCTCAGCCATGCTGTCCGACCCGAGGCAGACCTCGGCGGGGTCGTACGTGTGGGGGTTCCAGCGCCCGTGGGTGCCCGAGCGTCAGCTCGTCGCGGACGACGGGGCCTTGGTCGGGAGGCTGCTGCGGGACTGGTCGGGGCCGTGCCTGCCGGACGACGAGGCCGTGGACACGTATCGGCGGGCGATGTGCATCCCTTCGACGGCGCACTGCACGGTGGAGCCCTACCGGTGGATGGTGCGGTCCCTGGCGAGGCCGGACGGGGTCCAGTTCAACCGCAGGATGAAGCGGCCCGTACGGGTGCCGACACTGCATCTGCACGGATCGCTCGACCCGGTGATGCGCACCCGTAGCGCCGCCGGGTCCGGGGAGTACGTCGAGGCGCCCTACCGCTGGCGGCTCTTCGACGGCCTCGGCCACTTCCCGCACGAGGAGGACCCGATCGGTTTCTCCACCGAGCTGGTGAACTGGCTCAAGGATCCCGAGCCTGACCGCTGA
- a CDS encoding phage holin family protein, producing the protein MSAPDSADRSLGQLVATAADEMSSLMHDEIALAKAQLRHDVKRGAVSGGAGAVAAAVLIFSLPMLSFALAYGIQSWSGWHISVCFLLSFAASVLVAGLLGLIAMVFAKKAKNGKGPQKTVASAKETAAVLGHVKPHPRAEIPDLTRFPALNERGGETAPAVARSSS; encoded by the coding sequence ATGAGCGCACCCGACAGCGCAGACCGCAGCCTCGGCCAGTTGGTCGCCACAGCCGCGGACGAGATGTCCTCGCTGATGCACGACGAGATCGCGCTGGCCAAGGCGCAGTTGCGGCACGACGTGAAGCGGGGTGCGGTCAGCGGAGGTGCGGGCGCCGTGGCCGCCGCTGTGCTGATCTTCTCGCTGCCGATGCTGAGCTTCGCCCTCGCCTACGGCATCCAGTCCTGGAGCGGATGGCACATCTCGGTCTGCTTCCTGCTGTCCTTCGCCGCCAGTGTGCTCGTCGCGGGTCTCCTCGGGCTCATCGCCATGGTCTTCGCGAAGAAGGCGAAGAACGGCAAGGGGCCGCAGAAGACGGTGGCCTCCGCCAAGGAGACGGCCGCGGTGCTCGGCCATGTCAAGCCGCACCCGCGTGCCGAGATCCCCGACCTGACCCGGTTCCCCGCGCTGAACGAGCGGGGCGGTGAGACGGCTCCGGCTGTGGCACGCTCGTCTTCATGA
- the acs gene encoding acetate--CoA ligase, whose product MARDTTDTLGAGTDTATPGEGDVVSNESLANLLREERRFAPPADLAAAANVKAEAYEQAKADRLGFWAEQARRLTWATEPTETLDWSNPPFAKWFADGELNVAYNCVDRHVEAGNGGRVAIHFEGEPGDSRAITYAELKDEVSRAANALLELGVRKGDRVAVYLPMIPEAVFAMLACARIGAAHSVVFGGFSADAIAARIADADAKVVITSDGGYRRGKPSALKPAVDDAVARFDTVEHVVVVRRTGQDIAWNDRDVWWHEVTGRQSAEHTPEAFDAEHPLFILYTSGTTGKPKGILHTSGGYLTQASYTHHAVFDLKPETDVYWCTADIGWVTGHSYIVYGPLSNGATQVLYEGTPDTPHQGRFWEIVQKYGVSLLYTAPTAIRTFMKWGDDIPAKFDLSSLRVLGSVGEPINPEAWMWYRENIGKGKCPIVDTWWQTETGAMMIAPLPGVTHTKPGSAQRALPGISATVVDDEGHEVPDGGGGYLVLTEPWPSMLRTIWGDDQRFLDTYWSRYEGKYFAGDGAKKDDDGDIWLLGRVDDVMLVSGHNISTTEVESALVSHPSVAEAAVVGAADETTGQAIVAFVILRGTAAESDDLVAQLRNHVGSALGPIAKPKRVLPVAELPKTRSGKIMRRLLRDIAENRELGDVSTLTDSSVMDLIQTKLPSASSED is encoded by the coding sequence GTGGCCAGGGACACAACGGACACCCTGGGTGCGGGTACAGATACAGCCACCCCGGGAGAGGGAGATGTCGTGAGCAACGAAAGCCTGGCCAACCTGCTTCGTGAGGAGCGTAGGTTCGCGCCGCCCGCCGACCTGGCCGCCGCCGCCAACGTCAAGGCGGAGGCGTATGAACAGGCCAAGGCTGACAGGCTCGGCTTCTGGGCCGAGCAGGCCCGCCGCCTGACCTGGGCGACCGAGCCGACCGAGACGCTTGACTGGTCCAACCCGCCCTTCGCCAAGTGGTTCGCCGACGGCGAGCTGAACGTGGCGTACAACTGCGTCGACCGTCACGTCGAGGCAGGCAACGGCGGCCGCGTCGCCATCCACTTCGAAGGGGAGCCCGGTGACAGCCGGGCCATCACCTACGCCGAACTCAAGGACGAGGTCTCCCGCGCCGCCAACGCCCTCCTCGAACTGGGCGTACGCAAGGGCGACAGGGTCGCGGTCTACCTGCCGATGATCCCCGAGGCCGTCTTCGCGATGCTGGCCTGCGCGCGGATCGGAGCGGCGCACTCCGTGGTCTTCGGAGGCTTCTCCGCCGACGCCATCGCCGCCCGTATCGCCGACGCCGACGCCAAGGTCGTCATCACCTCCGACGGCGGCTACCGCAGGGGCAAGCCCTCGGCGCTCAAGCCCGCCGTCGACGACGCCGTGGCCCGCTTCGACACGGTCGAACATGTCGTCGTGGTCCGCCGCACCGGCCAGGACATCGCCTGGAACGACCGCGATGTCTGGTGGCACGAGGTCACCGGCCGTCAGTCGGCGGAGCACACCCCCGAGGCGTTCGACGCGGAGCACCCGCTGTTCATCCTCTACACCTCGGGCACCACGGGTAAGCCGAAGGGCATCCTGCACACCTCGGGCGGCTACCTCACGCAGGCCTCCTACACCCACCACGCGGTCTTCGACCTCAAGCCGGAGACCGATGTCTACTGGTGCACGGCCGACATCGGCTGGGTGACCGGCCATTCGTACATCGTCTACGGGCCGCTCTCCAACGGGGCCACCCAGGTGCTGTACGAGGGCACGCCCGACACCCCGCACCAGGGCCGCTTCTGGGAGATCGTGCAGAAGTACGGCGTCTCGCTGCTCTACACGGCGCCGACGGCGATCCGTACCTTCATGAAGTGGGGCGACGACATCCCCGCCAAGTTCGACCTGTCGTCGCTGCGGGTCCTCGGCTCGGTCGGTGAGCCGATCAACCCCGAGGCGTGGATGTGGTACCGGGAGAACATCGGCAAGGGCAAGTGCCCCATCGTCGACACCTGGTGGCAGACGGAGACCGGCGCCATGATGATCGCGCCGCTGCCCGGCGTGACCCACACCAAGCCTGGCTCCGCGCAGCGGGCGCTGCCCGGAATCTCGGCCACCGTCGTGGACGACGAGGGCCACGAGGTACCGGACGGCGGTGGCGGCTACCTCGTCCTCACCGAGCCGTGGCCGTCGATGCTCCGCACCATCTGGGGCGACGACCAGCGCTTCCTCGACACCTACTGGTCCCGCTACGAGGGCAAGTACTTCGCCGGCGACGGCGCGAAGAAGGACGACGACGGCGACATCTGGCTGCTCGGCCGCGTCGACGACGTGATGCTGGTCTCCGGCCACAACATCTCGACCACCGAGGTCGAGTCGGCGCTCGTCTCCCACCCGTCGGTCGCGGAGGCCGCGGTGGTCGGCGCCGCCGACGAGACGACGGGACAGGCGATCGTGGCCTTCGTGATCCTGCGCGGTACGGCGGCCGAGTCCGACGACCTGGTGGCGCAGCTCCGCAACCATGTGGGCTCGGCGCTCGGTCCGATCGCCAAGCCGAAGCGGGTCCTGCCCGTCGCGGAGCTGCCGAAGACCCGCTCCGGCAAGATCATGCGTCGGCTTCTGCGGGACATCGCGGAGAACAGGGAGCTGGGGGACGTCAGCACACTCACTGACTCCTCGGTCATGGATCTCATCCAGACCAAGCTGCCGAGCGCGTCGAGCGAGGACTGA
- a CDS encoding SulP family inorganic anion transporter — MSACVSTRAPQGAPPPPGDAVSHSPPPVPPRRKFRIAGADLSASVAVFLIALPLSLGIALATGAPLQAGLVAAAVGGLVAGRFGGSPLQVSGPAAGLTVVTADLIHQYGWRATCAITVAAGLAQLGLALLKVARSALAVSPAIVHGMLAGIGVTIAVAQAHVVIGGTPQSSVLDNLLGLPAQLADVHWSALSMSALTLAVLFLWPRLPGRGGQLARKVPAALIAVVAATAVASFAGLSLPKVDLPSWSNHALPGLPEGPVLSLVAGVVTVTLVTSVQSLLGAVAVDKLVAGRPDQAARVPRSGLDRELLGQGAANITSGALGGLPVAGVAVRSSANIRAGAVSRHSTMLHGVWVLIAALLLVPVLELIPLSVLAALVMSVGAAMVNPHHIRTVTRHREILVYTVTTLGVVFLGVLEGVALGIAVAVGVALHRLTHTRITRTEKDGTHHLRVRGQLTFLAVPRLSRALHGVPRGSAVVVELDGSYMDHAAYETLNDWQLSHTTQGGTVEMTGRAGTRITDQGSSAQTCCRPWAPWHNHHCDRPDAPSDSVHRGGHQLASGISAFQRDTAPQVRGELARLAREGQQPSQLFLTCADSRLVTSMITSSGPGDLFTVRNVGNLVPLPGAESGDDSVAAAIEYAVDVLRVRSITVCGHSGCGAMQALLDNASKTPVTTPGPPPAASGGEPTTPLRRWLSHGGPSLARLTDGGRPRAGLAGREPADTVEQLCLVNVVQQLEHLRAHESVAGRLADGSLELHGMYFHVGEAQAYLLNGSDPGGSGSGPSGGGPLGVPGKDGGDKVEFFDRVAPSDLQGAGS, encoded by the coding sequence ATGTCTGCCTGCGTATCCACTCGCGCCCCGCAGGGCGCTCCGCCCCCACCCGGTGACGCGGTGTCCCACTCACCGCCGCCGGTTCCGCCCCGTCGTAAGTTCCGTATCGCGGGCGCCGATCTGTCGGCCTCCGTCGCTGTCTTCCTCATCGCGCTGCCCCTCTCGCTGGGCATCGCGCTCGCCACCGGAGCCCCGCTACAGGCCGGGCTCGTGGCCGCCGCCGTGGGCGGGCTCGTAGCCGGCCGGTTCGGGGGCTCACCACTCCAGGTCAGTGGACCCGCGGCCGGCCTCACCGTGGTCACCGCGGATCTGATCCATCAGTACGGCTGGCGCGCCACCTGCGCCATCACCGTCGCGGCCGGCCTCGCCCAACTCGGCCTGGCGCTCCTCAAGGTGGCCCGCTCCGCACTCGCCGTGAGCCCTGCCATCGTCCACGGCATGCTGGCCGGGATCGGTGTGACCATCGCCGTCGCCCAGGCACATGTGGTGATCGGTGGCACACCCCAGAGCTCCGTCCTCGACAACCTCCTTGGCCTGCCCGCGCAGTTGGCGGATGTGCACTGGTCAGCGCTGTCGATGAGCGCGCTGACCCTCGCCGTCCTCTTCCTCTGGCCCCGGTTGCCGGGGCGCGGAGGTCAGCTCGCGCGCAAGGTCCCCGCCGCTCTGATCGCCGTGGTCGCCGCCACCGCGGTGGCCTCGTTCGCCGGGCTGTCCCTGCCCAAGGTCGACCTGCCTTCCTGGAGCAACCACGCACTGCCCGGCCTGCCGGAAGGCCCTGTTCTCTCCTTGGTCGCCGGGGTCGTCACCGTCACGCTCGTCACCAGCGTTCAGTCGCTGCTCGGCGCGGTCGCCGTCGACAAACTCGTCGCGGGCCGCCCGGACCAGGCCGCCCGCGTGCCCCGCTCCGGTCTCGACCGGGAGTTGCTCGGCCAGGGCGCGGCCAACATCACCTCCGGCGCCCTGGGCGGGCTGCCCGTCGCCGGGGTCGCCGTCCGCAGTTCCGCCAACATCAGGGCGGGGGCGGTCAGTCGCCACTCGACGATGCTGCACGGCGTATGGGTACTGATCGCCGCGCTGCTCCTGGTCCCCGTCCTGGAGCTGATCCCGCTCTCCGTGCTCGCCGCGCTGGTCATGTCCGTCGGTGCGGCGATGGTCAATCCGCACCACATCAGGACCGTCACCCGCCACCGCGAGATCCTCGTCTACACCGTCACCACGCTGGGCGTCGTCTTCCTCGGCGTTCTCGAAGGCGTGGCCCTTGGTATCGCTGTCGCCGTCGGAGTCGCCCTCCACCGGCTGACCCACACCCGGATCACCCGCACCGAGAAGGACGGCACACACCACTTGCGCGTGCGCGGGCAGCTGACGTTCCTCGCTGTGCCACGGCTGAGCCGCGCGCTGCACGGCGTACCCCGTGGCTCGGCGGTCGTCGTGGAACTCGACGGCTCATACATGGATCACGCTGCCTACGAGACGCTCAACGACTGGCAGCTCTCACACACCACACAGGGCGGGACCGTGGAAATGACAGGCCGCGCAGGCACCCGGATCACCGACCAGGGCAGCTCCGCGCAGACCTGTTGCAGGCCGTGGGCCCCCTGGCACAACCACCACTGCGACCGCCCGGACGCGCCGAGCGACTCCGTGCACAGAGGTGGCCACCAACTGGCCTCGGGTATCAGCGCCTTCCAGCGCGACACAGCGCCGCAGGTGCGAGGCGAGCTGGCCCGTCTCGCGAGAGAGGGACAGCAGCCCTCCCAGCTCTTCCTGACCTGCGCGGACTCCCGGCTGGTCACCAGCATGATCACGTCGAGCGGCCCCGGTGACCTGTTCACGGTGCGCAACGTCGGCAATCTGGTGCCGTTGCCCGGCGCCGAGTCCGGCGACGACTCGGTGGCGGCGGCCATCGAATATGCGGTGGATGTCCTTCGCGTACGCAGCATCACGGTATGCGGGCACTCCGGCTGTGGCGCGATGCAGGCTCTGCTGGACAACGCCTCGAAGACGCCCGTGACCACCCCGGGACCCCCGCCTGCCGCGAGCGGCGGAGAACCGACGACGCCGCTGCGGCGATGGCTCAGCCACGGGGGCCCCAGCCTGGCGCGGCTGACCGACGGCGGCAGGCCCCGGGCCGGCCTCGCGGGACGTGAGCCCGCCGACACGGTGGAGCAGCTCTGCCTGGTCAATGTGGTGCAGCAGTTGGAGCATCTGCGGGCGCACGAGTCGGTGGCCGGGCGGTTGGCGGACGGTTCACTCGAACTGCACGGGATGTACTTCCACGTCGGTGAGGCGCAGGCGTATCTCCTCAACGGCAGCGACCCGGGCGGCAGCGGCAGCGGACCGAGCGGCGGCGGTCCCCTCGGCGTTCCGGGGAAGGACGGCGGTGACAAGGTCGAGTTCTTCGACCGGGTGGCGCCCTCCGACCTTCAGGGAGCCGGTAGCTGA